In the Polyangiaceae bacterium genome, one interval contains:
- a CDS encoding FHA domain-containing protein, with product MTGAQRRRHGRRKRQTEVRRHDPILARLARSVTGRWGDQTALARTGPACHRRVVPSSTPSRRSKWWLRCPGGDTPLTDTELVVGRDLGCHLRFDEDTLVSRIHARVFVEDGQVVLEDLGSTNGTFVDEQRIAGRRDVTAGARIRIGTQLLWLYRGENPPRGARNVTTSTEIPKYRRREDSEGNTTGNASVFALLGPTAEMALASGQTDEVLRILEPYMDQILGDCRRKAAVDPEIVEQAYDYALRLAESTHQGAWLDYLVELAEESTIAVPRAVTSRLATVAASVEGGEREWRPLTAP from the coding sequence ATGACCGGCGCGCAGCGCCGCCGCCATGGTCGAAGGAAGCGTCAAACTGAAGTCCGCCGTCACGACCCGATATTGGCACGGTTGGCCCGGAGCGTAACGGGACGGTGGGGCGACCAGACAGCCCTTGCCAGGACGGGACCCGCTTGTCATCGTAGGGTCGTGCCGTCATCGACTCCGAGCCGCCGGTCAAAGTGGTGGTTGCGTTGCCCGGGTGGAGACACCCCGCTCACCGACACAGAGTTGGTCGTGGGCAGAGATCTAGGTTGCCATCTGCGTTTCGACGAAGACACCCTAGTCAGCCGCATCCATGCACGGGTGTTCGTAGAGGACGGTCAAGTGGTACTGGAAGACCTCGGCAGTACGAACGGGACCTTCGTGGACGAGCAGCGCATTGCCGGACGCCGCGACGTGACCGCCGGTGCACGCATTCGCATCGGCACGCAGTTGCTGTGGCTGTACCGCGGTGAGAATCCGCCCCGCGGCGCGCGCAACGTGACGACCTCCACGGAAATTCCGAAGTACCGTCGTCGCGAGGACTCCGAAGGCAATACGACGGGCAACGCCAGCGTATTCGCGCTGCTGGGGCCAACCGCCGAAATGGCTTTGGCTTCGGGACAGACTGACGAGGTGCTGCGCATCCTCGAGCCCTACATGGACCAGATCCTAGGGGACTGCCGCCGCAAGGCCGCTGTCGATCCAGAGATCGTCGAGCAAGCCTACGACTACGCTCTGCGCCTGGCGGAAAGCACGCATCAAGGCGCGTGGCTCGACTACCTAGTGGAATTGGCGGAGGAGAGCACTATCGCGGTCCCCCGCGCCGTGACCTCGCGCCTCGCGACGGTGGCAGCGAGCGTGGAGGGCGGCGAGCGCGAGTGGCGCCCCCTGACAGCACCCTGA
- a CDS encoding outer membrane beta-barrel domain-containing protein, translating into MVSRSRALLLAVCVALLVAGLPATASGQCVDEALKEQLVGRRAYRGVTPRLFKKALRHELSPMGGWYAGDISDGAPVYGGAYTFHFSEYLGLEASYFRTKQSYGLLQAIIDRQQGLVAFVESPEEDVQLFLGHLIWSLAYGKVRWLGGGISRFDFYLAMGAGATDTSSSGGLGITGSGGFGLKFYLLDWLALRLDARDHVRNHRAPLGVDKVVNDVSLMGGLSLFIPFKS; encoded by the coding sequence TTGGTTTCTCGATCACGCGCCCTCCTACTGGCCGTTTGTGTCGCCCTGCTGGTGGCGGGTTTGCCCGCGACCGCCTCGGGACAGTGCGTCGACGAGGCGCTCAAAGAGCAGCTCGTGGGTCGCCGCGCCTATCGTGGCGTCACCCCGCGTTTGTTCAAGAAGGCACTCCGTCACGAACTCTCGCCGATGGGCGGCTGGTATGCCGGGGACATCTCGGATGGCGCACCGGTCTATGGCGGTGCGTACACCTTTCATTTCAGTGAGTACCTGGGGCTCGAAGCTTCCTACTTCCGCACCAAACAGAGCTACGGACTGCTGCAAGCGATCATCGACCGCCAACAAGGCTTGGTGGCCTTCGTCGAGTCGCCCGAAGAGGACGTGCAACTGTTCCTGGGGCACCTGATCTGGTCGCTCGCCTACGGCAAAGTCCGTTGGCTCGGCGGGGGCATCAGCCGCTTCGATTTCTACCTGGCCATGGGCGCTGGCGCGACCGACACTTCGTCCTCGGGTGGGCTCGGCATCACTGGGTCCGGCGGTTTCGGGTTGAAGTTTTATTTGCTGGATTGGTTGGCGTTGCGCTTGGACGCGCGCGACCACGTGCGAAACCACCGGGCGCCCCTTGGCGTCGACAAGGTCGTCAACGACGTGTCGCTGATGGGTGGCCTCAGCCTGTTCATTCCGTTCAAGAGCTGA
- a CDS encoding tetratricopeptide repeat protein — protein MRLGYATPLSLALLLAASGALAQTDSQSPAMAGEKSSIKPVGERKLGARARPTHKKKVETKKRDARATRVSLQIPERLRATLERKIDARIAWNVEEQKKLRGQALKLLTKFVDEAPNDADELPEALLRLGELEWEQSRDDFLVQFNRWEALPSDQRGEPPSPNYAKPRARFLRVLKNHKTFRNYDLALYVDGFMANEEGKFEESLGRFNKILAWFPKSRFVPDAHMVRAEYEFTKDFPNYETAYNEYEEVLRYKDSQLYDIALFKSAWCLWRLGKTAEAAKRFLTVFKDAEAGGREGKSKDEIDELQREALKNLVAVFVEDEKNRAEDMHKFLVQAGGDKFAGRIVRALADALYEQAHYERGIEAYRLLLKLEPMHPDAYKHALAVAQGHSTMEQWKKLQGDYQWIIKEYVPPEQVKGKPAKRGGAWTRAQSPAVLAASEQAVEKQLREDAVGLHAKAQADKTSKGEFEGATGLYEVYVSRFGRRKEAYDIYYNLAEIYFYRLDQGDKAADAYIAAVRLDPKGKLNRDALYNALSALERARAREFEAAKAAGKKQEESPLDKKLTEAMELYVTTYPNDPDVPELLFRQGKLYYDYEVYDPAVRQWGLLLEKYPRSPYAVGAGELILDSFNKSKDYENIETWARRLKSAPAFLKPEQQARLNTLIIQAVFKQGEQHSAAGRHDKAAAAYLRAAKEFPKEPRAAQAAVNAEVSARRAADLTTMKAAAALLISDHRSQPEAAQGLWIAATTHQEIGLFSDAADYHEVIVDNFPKYEHHKDAAFNAVLLRTTVGEHAKAIESGNKFKRLYGRDEAADEVTFLMGKAHEKAEKWKEAEQLYSSYSRSARRPSSQVEALARLATVRIKLKDERGAGNALNNALRIYKQHKGGMDDSGKYFAAKARYMQGERILAEYEAVKIEGDVQQLKQRLKRKSELLKKAADTFLSTAEIGVAEWTTAALYQIGFTYESFSKALLGSPPPSALSDADKELYKQQIEEFVIPIEERALEAYESGWLKARELGIYNSWTAKMRAALGRLNSELFPPLREIGFELRSKGPAQLPSLIDGTRRTKAQRSEDYLIPLEPVEDKLEDVAPKEEAKKEGEKDDGEKEKEKEGESDKKDDTDDKKDTKDKKDKKGARK, from the coding sequence ATGAGACTTGGGTACGCGACGCCGCTCTCCCTCGCGCTGTTGCTGGCCGCCAGTGGCGCGCTGGCCCAGACCGACTCGCAATCCCCGGCAATGGCCGGAGAGAAGAGCTCCATCAAGCCGGTGGGCGAACGCAAGCTCGGTGCTCGGGCACGCCCGACCCACAAGAAGAAGGTCGAGACCAAGAAGCGAGATGCACGCGCCACGCGCGTGTCCCTGCAAATCCCGGAACGCCTGCGTGCGACTCTGGAGCGCAAGATCGACGCTCGCATCGCTTGGAACGTCGAGGAGCAAAAGAAGCTCCGCGGTCAGGCCCTAAAGCTGCTGACCAAGTTCGTGGACGAAGCTCCCAACGATGCCGATGAGCTGCCCGAGGCGCTGCTGCGCCTTGGGGAGTTGGAGTGGGAGCAGTCTCGGGACGACTTTCTGGTGCAGTTCAACCGCTGGGAAGCGCTGCCCTCGGATCAGCGCGGCGAACCCCCGTCTCCCAACTACGCCAAACCGCGCGCCCGCTTCTTGCGCGTGCTGAAGAACCACAAGACGTTCCGCAACTACGACTTGGCTCTCTACGTCGACGGCTTCATGGCCAACGAGGAGGGCAAGTTCGAAGAGTCCCTCGGTCGCTTCAACAAGATCTTGGCGTGGTTTCCCAAGAGCCGCTTCGTGCCCGATGCGCACATGGTGCGGGCCGAGTACGAATTCACCAAAGACTTCCCCAACTACGAGACGGCCTACAACGAATACGAAGAGGTCCTGCGCTACAAGGACAGCCAGCTCTACGACATCGCACTCTTCAAGAGCGCGTGGTGCTTGTGGCGGTTGGGCAAGACCGCGGAGGCGGCCAAGCGGTTCTTGACCGTGTTCAAGGACGCCGAGGCCGGCGGCCGAGAGGGCAAGTCGAAGGACGAGATCGACGAGCTGCAGCGCGAGGCGTTGAAGAATCTCGTCGCCGTTTTCGTGGAGGACGAGAAGAACCGCGCCGAGGACATGCACAAGTTCCTGGTGCAGGCTGGCGGTGACAAGTTCGCCGGCCGGATCGTGCGCGCCTTGGCCGATGCCCTCTACGAGCAGGCCCACTACGAGCGCGGTATCGAGGCCTATCGACTGTTGCTCAAGCTGGAGCCGATGCACCCCGACGCCTACAAGCACGCGCTGGCGGTCGCCCAGGGGCATTCCACGATGGAGCAGTGGAAGAAGCTTCAGGGCGACTACCAGTGGATCATCAAGGAGTACGTGCCGCCCGAGCAGGTCAAGGGCAAGCCTGCCAAGCGCGGCGGCGCCTGGACTCGTGCACAGAGCCCGGCGGTCTTGGCAGCGTCGGAGCAGGCGGTCGAGAAGCAGCTGCGCGAGGACGCCGTTGGCCTGCACGCCAAGGCTCAGGCAGACAAGACCAGCAAGGGTGAGTTCGAAGGGGCCACCGGTCTCTACGAGGTCTACGTCTCGCGCTTCGGTCGCCGCAAAGAAGCCTACGACATCTACTACAACTTGGCGGAGATCTACTTCTATCGCCTGGACCAAGGCGACAAGGCTGCGGATGCCTACATCGCGGCCGTGCGCCTCGATCCGAAGGGGAAGTTGAATCGCGATGCGCTCTACAACGCCCTGTCAGCGCTGGAGCGCGCGCGTGCCCGTGAGTTCGAGGCAGCCAAGGCCGCCGGCAAGAAGCAAGAAGAGAGCCCCCTCGACAAGAAACTGACCGAGGCGATGGAGCTCTACGTCACGACGTATCCCAACGACCCCGACGTGCCGGAGTTGTTGTTTCGCCAAGGCAAGCTCTACTACGACTACGAGGTCTACGACCCCGCCGTCCGGCAGTGGGGGCTCTTGCTCGAGAAGTATCCACGCAGTCCCTATGCCGTGGGTGCTGGGGAGCTGATCCTCGACTCCTTCAACAAGAGCAAGGACTACGAAAACATCGAGACTTGGGCGCGTCGACTGAAGTCCGCGCCCGCGTTCCTCAAGCCCGAACAACAGGCGCGCCTGAACACTCTGATCATCCAGGCCGTTTTCAAGCAGGGTGAGCAGCATTCCGCGGCAGGGCGTCACGACAAGGCCGCCGCGGCCTACCTGCGCGCTGCGAAGGAGTTCCCGAAGGAGCCGCGGGCGGCGCAAGCGGCGGTGAACGCCGAAGTCAGCGCTCGTCGCGCCGCGGACCTGACGACGATGAAGGCTGCTGCCGCGCTCTTGATCAGCGATCACCGGTCGCAACCCGAAGCCGCCCAGGGGTTGTGGATCGCCGCCACGACTCACCAGGAGATCGGCTTGTTCAGCGACGCAGCCGACTACCACGAGGTCATCGTCGACAACTTCCCGAAGTACGAGCACCACAAGGATGCCGCCTTCAACGCAGTGCTGCTACGCACGACCGTGGGCGAGCACGCCAAGGCCATCGAGAGCGGCAACAAGTTCAAGCGCCTCTACGGTCGGGACGAGGCTGCCGATGAAGTGACCTTCCTGATGGGCAAGGCCCACGAGAAGGCCGAGAAGTGGAAGGAGGCCGAGCAACTCTACTCGTCCTACTCTCGGTCTGCTCGCCGCCCGTCGAGTCAAGTGGAGGCTCTGGCGCGCCTCGCCACGGTGCGCATCAAGCTCAAGGACGAGCGCGGCGCCGGCAATGCCCTCAACAACGCGCTGCGGATCTACAAGCAGCACAAGGGCGGGATGGACGACAGCGGCAAGTACTTCGCCGCGAAGGCGCGGTACATGCAGGGGGAACGGATCCTGGCCGAGTACGAAGCGGTCAAGATCGAGGGCGACGTTCAGCAGCTCAAGCAGCGATTGAAGCGCAAGAGCGAACTGTTGAAAAAGGCCGCGGACACCTTCTTGAGCACGGCGGAGATCGGCGTCGCTGAATGGACGACGGCGGCCCTGTACCAGATTGGCTTCACCTACGAGTCCTTCTCGAAAGCACTGCTTGGGTCCCCGCCTCCGTCCGCGCTGAGCGACGCCGACAAGGAGTTGTACAAGCAGCAGATCGAGGAGTTCGTGATTCCCATCGAGGAGCGGGCGCTGGAGGCGTACGAGAGCGGCTGGCTCAAGGCGCGCGAACTCGGTATCTACAACTCTTGGACGGCGAAGATGCGAGCGGCCCTGGGGCGCTTGAACTCCGAACTCTTTCCCCCGCTGCGCGAGATCGGCTTCGAGCTGCGGTCGAAGGGGCCTGCGCAGTTGCCGTCGCTGATCGACGGCACGCGGCGAACCAAGGCTCAGCGCAGCGAAGACTATTTGATCCCGCTCGAACCCGTCGAGGACAAGTTGGAGGACGTGGCGCCCAAAGAGGAAGCCAAGAAGGAGGGGGAGAAGGACGACGGCGAGAAGGAGAAAGAGAAGGAGGGTGAGTCGGACAAGAAGGACGACACGGACGACAAGAAGGACACGAAAGACAAGAAGGACAAGAAGGGAGCCAGGAAATGA
- a CDS encoding vitamin K epoxide reductase family protein: protein MKSRGFAVLAAVAALLGLVFALTSTLDYAAHLDRRLHDVTCSFIPGAGASSEAEACRTAMYSPYAAVLRDSYWGGIPISLFAVGAFAFFAGFAVYLAAAGPAAPRRAVTFFAWVGISPVLVSVVMFVISATRLGTFCKTCVGIYLASLLLAIAAIMGLASVRAREGQPSRVAGSWGLAFAWLPALAVVTLLPAVVYASVVPDHRPYLASCGELKLAPRPKDQLLPIKGAKAIKPALFFEDPLCPTCKAFHARLKAEGVLPRLDIQLAMFPLDPSCNWMLDTPLHPGACVLSKAVICGGDRSLEVLEWAYDQQERLAAAGKSGDDALKAVITKQWGAPIAKCIDAPQTKARLNAQLHFAVDNAVPVSTPQVYLDKKRVCDEDTDIGLRYTLKHLAPEIVQ from the coding sequence ATGAAGTCCCGAGGATTTGCGGTCCTGGCCGCCGTTGCCGCCCTGCTGGGCTTGGTGTTCGCCCTGACATCGACCCTCGACTACGCGGCGCACCTGGATCGGCGGCTCCACGACGTGACCTGCAGCTTCATTCCCGGAGCCGGCGCGTCGTCCGAGGCCGAAGCCTGCCGCACGGCGATGTACAGCCCCTACGCCGCGGTGCTCCGAGACAGCTACTGGGGCGGGATCCCCATCTCGCTGTTCGCGGTGGGTGCCTTCGCGTTCTTTGCCGGTTTCGCGGTGTACTTGGCTGCTGCGGGACCCGCCGCACCGCGTCGCGCGGTGACCTTCTTCGCATGGGTCGGCATCTCACCGGTGCTCGTGTCGGTGGTCATGTTCGTGATCTCCGCCACGCGCCTGGGAACCTTCTGCAAGACCTGCGTCGGGATCTACCTCGCGTCGTTGCTGCTAGCCATCGCCGCCATCATGGGCCTGGCGTCGGTTCGCGCTCGCGAAGGACAGCCATCCCGCGTCGCTGGCAGTTGGGGCTTGGCCTTCGCATGGCTGCCTGCGTTGGCCGTCGTGACGCTGCTACCCGCTGTCGTCTACGCCAGCGTCGTGCCGGATCATCGACCCTACTTGGCGAGCTGCGGGGAACTCAAACTGGCGCCGCGACCCAAGGACCAGTTGCTCCCGATCAAAGGCGCAAAGGCGATCAAACCAGCGTTGTTCTTCGAGGACCCGCTGTGCCCGACGTGCAAGGCGTTCCACGCGCGCTTGAAGGCCGAGGGTGTGTTGCCACGGCTCGATATCCAGCTGGCGATGTTCCCCCTCGATCCGAGCTGCAACTGGATGCTCGACACGCCCCTGCATCCGGGCGCCTGCGTGCTGAGCAAGGCAGTCATTTGTGGCGGAGACCGCAGCTTGGAAGTTCTGGAGTGGGCTTACGATCAGCAAGAGCGCTTAGCCGCGGCCGGCAAGAGTGGTGACGACGCTTTGAAGGCGGTGATCACGAAGCAGTGGGGTGCGCCCATCGCCAAGTGCATCGATGCCCCGCAGACCAAGGCACGCCTCAACGCGCAATTGCACTTTGCCGTCGACAATGCCGTTCCCGTCTCCACCCCCCAGGTCTACCTGGACAAGAAGCGTGTCTGTGACGAAGACACCGACATCGGCTTGCGCTACACCCTGAAGCACCTCGCCCCGGAGATCGTGCAATGA
- a CDS encoding tetratricopeptide repeat protein — protein MRHLGRLALCALLVVACGGAPKRSAVPALPPANPKALSKMAQGVAAAKDPRARERAIALLREAVKMDPNLWEARYDLGVLLAEDSDLDGAEKELEAAFKLAPNAEDVVVALGEVRRRKGDATGAADVLGQFVKTYPKAVVARTSLVSALRESGKVDQAIEHAREVLVRRSSDPNALAELAMAHLQRGEEDTAELLVKEALKADPDNAVAERTAGLVALKRGDDAIAFRHFAKASSLDPKDTTARLNTGTVLLQAGVYDKAAEEFRGVLAVKDDDTAAQLGLAAALRGLGSRDNRAPYQEAETVLKSILSREPKNMNALFNLGVLYADYLAKPAEAKPIFERFLAASPQSHPARAYAKKVIAGQK, from the coding sequence ATGAGGCACCTGGGTCGCCTTGCGCTTTGCGCCCTGTTGGTCGTCGCCTGTGGTGGCGCGCCGAAGCGATCGGCAGTTCCCGCGTTGCCACCAGCCAATCCCAAAGCGCTGAGCAAGATGGCGCAGGGCGTGGCTGCGGCCAAGGATCCGCGCGCCCGCGAGCGGGCGATCGCCCTCCTGCGTGAGGCGGTGAAGATGGATCCCAACCTGTGGGAAGCGCGCTACGACCTCGGAGTTCTCCTGGCCGAAGACAGCGATCTGGACGGAGCCGAGAAGGAGCTGGAGGCCGCTTTCAAGCTCGCCCCCAACGCCGAGGACGTGGTGGTCGCACTCGGTGAGGTGCGTCGTCGCAAAGGCGACGCTACCGGAGCGGCTGACGTTCTAGGGCAATTCGTCAAGACCTATCCCAAGGCTGTCGTGGCGCGGACGTCACTGGTCAGCGCATTGCGCGAATCGGGCAAGGTGGATCAAGCGATTGAGCACGCTCGCGAAGTGCTGGTGCGCCGTTCGAGCGATCCAAACGCTCTAGCCGAACTGGCCATGGCCCATCTGCAGCGCGGCGAGGAAGACACCGCCGAGCTGCTGGTCAAGGAGGCGTTGAAGGCAGATCCCGACAACGCGGTCGCCGAACGTACGGCAGGCCTCGTCGCCTTGAAGCGCGGGGATGATGCCATCGCCTTCCGTCACTTCGCCAAGGCCAGCAGCCTGGACCCGAAGGACACGACGGCGCGACTGAATACCGGGACGGTGCTCTTGCAGGCTGGTGTCTACGACAAGGCTGCAGAGGAATTTCGCGGTGTGCTGGCCGTGAAGGACGACGACACGGCGGCGCAGCTCGGACTAGCCGCGGCGCTCCGCGGCCTCGGGTCCCGCGACAACAGGGCGCCCTATCAAGAAGCGGAGACCGTGCTGAAGTCGATCTTGTCGCGGGAGCCCAAGAACATGAACGCCTTGTTCAATTTGGGCGTGCTGTACGCGGACTACCTGGCGAAGCCTGCGGAGGCGAAGCCGATTTTCGAGCGTTTCCTGGCCGCCTCGCCCCAGAGTCATCCGGCGCGTGCGTACGCCAAGAAGGTGATCGCCGGACAAAAGTGA
- a CDS encoding GAF domain-containing protein, with the protein MRLPATASDAERQREYEQVRERIAALLDGEDDWIAALATVVAELHGAFDHYDWTGVYRLARPDELVIGPYQGGHGCTRIRLDRGVCGAAASSRRTQRVADVATFPGHIACAATTRSEIVVPLVTANGRVLGVLDVDSDQPAAFTEVDEAQLGVIASDLAERFATQALL; encoded by the coding sequence TTGAGGCTGCCGGCGACAGCGTCCGACGCGGAACGGCAGCGCGAGTACGAGCAGGTACGCGAACGTATCGCCGCTCTGCTCGACGGTGAGGACGATTGGATTGCCGCCCTGGCGACCGTGGTGGCAGAGCTGCACGGCGCCTTCGACCACTACGACTGGACCGGCGTCTATCGCCTCGCGCGTCCCGACGAACTCGTCATCGGTCCTTACCAAGGGGGCCATGGCTGCACGAGGATTCGACTGGATCGCGGCGTGTGTGGAGCAGCCGCTTCGAGTCGGCGTACCCAGCGCGTCGCAGACGTCGCAACCTTCCCCGGCCATATCGCCTGTGCCGCCACCACTCGCTCCGAGATCGTGGTGCCCTTGGTGACTGCCAACGGGCGCGTACTCGGCGTGTTGGACGTGGACTCGGACCAGCCTGCGGCTTTCACTGAGGTCGATGAGGCGCAGTTGGGGGTCATCGCGTCGGATTTGGCAGAACGCTTCGCGACGCAAGCGCTGCTCTAG
- a CDS encoding vWA domain-containing protein, whose translation MARRHPSPWSFLAALPLLAAACGSQQQDQLGIIDPPNPGSGGEGSTGACTDCNEKGGPEGSGYTEEESTGNASQAAPTANGLADGCADMSSLARRVETNLSGDKSFASPALTRALLSQDIAPLPAHVRTQDFLNYYPPDFAKPVGTSAPSGVSDVPELMVELAPHSKASKLDPAAQYDLLVAVRAPVLPPPSAPEVMVVLDTTPSVGEAGLERGKHAASTLIGKLPADAKIVLKTSDPALDARANGLEEREQLLADLTQVSLLGGERSFSETLEAATAEADQHARVFLVTDGEDDPTQLDASALAARTEKGMVVHSIAIGAPLAHGDRYFRALAWVGRGYYLYVDSDQEAESLLTAHLPGMLSSALQDVRVELLLPWYFKVVRDGSEQSLDFTQTKPQNIGPGATATYLFRLEVCDGNLPYTTPDVVKVALRYNADNGESVALPADLSLDALLAPNANPQLPRTLAIRDYAEALKTLDSQRLAEAKQRLDQVGATFPDPALTQLSSLLEHHPLLGQ comes from the coding sequence ATGGCCCGCCGACACCCCTCGCCTTGGTCCTTCCTTGCTGCTCTGCCCTTGCTAGCCGCTGCGTGCGGAAGCCAGCAGCAGGACCAGCTGGGCATCATCGACCCGCCGAACCCCGGCTCAGGCGGTGAAGGCAGCACGGGCGCCTGCACGGACTGCAACGAAAAAGGCGGGCCGGAAGGTAGCGGCTACACGGAGGAGGAGAGCACCGGCAACGCATCGCAGGCCGCACCCACGGCCAATGGGCTGGCGGACGGTTGCGCCGACATGTCCAGCTTGGCGCGACGGGTGGAAACGAACCTCTCAGGCGACAAGAGCTTCGCGAGCCCAGCCCTTACGCGCGCGCTGCTGAGCCAAGACATCGCGCCTCTACCTGCGCACGTTCGAACTCAGGACTTCCTCAACTACTACCCTCCGGACTTTGCCAAGCCCGTGGGGACATCGGCTCCAAGCGGTGTCAGCGACGTTCCGGAGCTGATGGTGGAGCTGGCGCCTCACTCGAAGGCATCCAAGTTGGACCCAGCCGCACAGTACGACCTGCTCGTGGCGGTGCGCGCACCAGTATTGCCACCTCCTTCCGCCCCGGAAGTCATGGTCGTGCTCGACACCACGCCGTCCGTCGGCGAAGCGGGGCTCGAGCGAGGCAAGCACGCGGCGAGCACTCTGATCGGCAAGCTTCCGGCGGACGCGAAGATCGTGCTCAAGACCAGCGACCCCGCGCTGGATGCTCGCGCCAACGGCTTGGAAGAGCGTGAGCAGCTCTTGGCCGACCTGACCCAAGTCTCGCTCCTGGGCGGCGAGCGCAGCTTCTCCGAAACGCTGGAGGCCGCGACCGCTGAGGCCGATCAACACGCGCGAGTGTTTCTGGTCACCGACGGCGAAGATGATCCGACCCAGCTCGACGCCAGCGCCCTGGCGGCGCGCACGGAGAAGGGCATGGTCGTGCACTCCATCGCCATCGGCGCCCCCCTGGCCCACGGCGACCGGTATTTTCGCGCGCTAGCCTGGGTTGGGCGAGGCTACTACCTCTACGTCGACAGCGACCAAGAAGCCGAGTCTCTGCTGACGGCGCACCTTCCGGGAATGCTGTCGTCGGCTCTGCAGGACGTCCGAGTAGAGCTGCTGCTGCCCTGGTACTTCAAGGTAGTCCGCGACGGTTCGGAGCAGAGCCTCGACTTCACCCAGACCAAACCCCAGAACATCGGGCCTGGTGCCACCGCGACCTACTTGTTCCGCCTGGAAGTGTGCGACGGCAACCTGCCCTACACCACCCCGGACGTGGTGAAGGTGGCATTGCGCTACAACGCGGACAACGGAGAGTCCGTGGCACTGCCAGCGGACTTGTCCCTCGACGCGTTGCTGGCGCCGAACGCGAATCCCCAGTTGCCACGAACGTTGGCAATCCGCGACTACGCCGAAGCACTCAAGACCCTGGACTCACAGCGGCTGGCAGAAGCGAAGCAGCGTCTCGATCAGGTAGGCGCCACATTCCCCGACCCGGCGCTGACCCAGCTGTCCTCACTGCTCGAACACCACCCTCTGCTCGGTCAGTAG
- a CDS encoding TlpA disulfide reductase family protein: MRRRRHQSLCFRVLGGLPTLTAALLLCAGLGCDDKGKDVPVATRSRSQVVTASAQSPSATPTASTSTVAAKPRRALCGGQLEPTGRALPEVELERRAAAGSTLPPAALQGPGWVWVNFWAAWCAPCKEEIPRLKGWEAKLRSGGQQFRVAFVSLDDDERQLRDMLESQPKQGVKASLWLKEGAARGEFLKGAGVGEDPELPAHLLLDASGKIRCAFSGAVEDADFPQLQRLIAGS, encoded by the coding sequence ATGCGACGACGACGCCATCAATCGCTCTGCTTTCGTGTCCTGGGTGGACTGCCGACTCTGACGGCCGCGCTCTTGCTCTGCGCGGGGTTGGGCTGCGACGACAAGGGTAAGGACGTCCCCGTTGCGACTCGCTCGCGCAGCCAGGTGGTGACCGCGTCGGCGCAGAGTCCATCGGCCACTCCAACGGCGAGCACTTCGACCGTGGCCGCGAAACCGAGACGCGCCCTGTGCGGCGGGCAGCTGGAGCCCACGGGTCGCGCTCTGCCCGAGGTAGAACTGGAGCGGCGGGCGGCCGCCGGCAGTACACTGCCACCGGCTGCCTTGCAGGGACCGGGTTGGGTATGGGTGAACTTCTGGGCCGCATGGTGCGCACCCTGCAAAGAAGAGATCCCGCGCTTGAAGGGATGGGAAGCGAAGCTGCGTAGTGGCGGGCAGCAGTTTCGCGTCGCTTTCGTATCTCTGGACGATGACGAGCGGCAGTTGCGCGACATGCTGGAGTCACAGCCGAAGCAGGGAGTGAAGGCGAGCCTGTGGCTGAAGGAGGGCGCCGCAAGAGGAGAATTCCTGAAGGGCGCGGGCGTAGGGGAAGACCCAGAGTTGCCTGCGCACCTGCTCTTGGATGCCAGCGGGAAGATTCGCTGTGCCTTTTCCGGTGCGGTCGAAGACGCGGATTTCCCGCAGCTTCAACGCTTGATCGCAGGTTCCTGA